CgatgagcctcgccgtggccgggcgaggccgcgaccctcgtcggccggtcgccgaccatgaccgaggcggcgaccggccaaaagaagaaaaaagaaaaaagaaaaataaataagaaagaaaatagaaaaataaaataaaaatttttaaaaataaaaaattatacgatttaccaaacgtgtttctatttttttttatttttaaacggatttaccaaacacatttttttgtttaaaaattgttctctagaacaaaaatacttttttctattttgttaagaaacaatttttaaacgaaatgttaccaaacgcacccttaaatTATACAAGGCAAAGCCTTTTTGCCGCTCCTTACATAGATTAATCTGTATAATTACAGAAAACTAACAACCATAcgcaaaatctaaaaaaatctcAGGAATAGCAGAGCCACTCTTGAATTGCCGACCGTAACGCGTGGTTGGGAGTGAGATGCAAATGACTAAGCTTCAAGTTGGTCATTGGCGATGTATCGTGGTCGTTGTCCAACCATTCCCGCATAGCTTCTCCTTCATAAGTGAAACCATCCGCCGCAATCTGAGGATCATGCATTATTTCCTGGAAGCAACCATTGAACAGGTAAGCCACAGCATGACACTGAAAGATATGCGAAGGATCATGATCAACTAGCACATCTCAAGCTCACGCTTTTCAGTGGGGAGCAACAAAGctctgcccaaaaaaaaaaaaaaatgctagttTAACATCTCAATTTGAGATACTCAAACAAAATGCCATGAAAAATCAAGCTCAGGCAAATGGTGACACCATTACAAAGTTCAAGCCCTTAGGGGCCAttcatttcgcggaaaataatttctaagaaacATTTTCCGGACTTTCCAACATTTAATTCGTGGAAAGTACactaatcaaaaaaatatttttcacgatTGGATAAAACACCttcaaaagtggggaaaattttccataacttctttcggctcactttctttcaccaaacacattttccttttattttctatgttttctttttctttttcttcttccttgccacAAGGCAACTTAAGCCTTGCCATAGGCCAGCAGTGCTTGAACTCACCAAATACCGACTAGGCTCgaaagctcgagctcgccaaagcCAGCTTGTGGCGAGGCGAACTCGAGCTCGCTGACCCTCTTGGCCAATAGCCGGGTAATTGGCCATCGTCCAGGCACATGGTGGCAAacgaagaaggaggaagaaagaagaacgagaaggcaaaagaaaaagaaagaaaaaaataaataaataatggatttttaaaaataaaaaaataattaaagatcaattttttaagaaactaaaaaaaaattggtcaattaaaaaattaaaaagtcgaTTTTtggtaaactttttttttttcagaaaatcaaatcagataataaaaaatattttgcacttcattttcaagttttaactaaacactagaaaatatcgttatttttatgaaaaatgacatcataaaaagcattttccaGAATCGCCATATTTTCAGCAAAACGGAACCTTAATGTCTAGATATGCTCAAACTACACCATTCCTGAAGCCCAAACATGTGTCCCCTAAAATGGGAAAATTAACCCAAATCTCTTAAAACAGAACAGAATCTTAGGAGAAGAGATGGTCCGACAAGACCTGGACGCAAAATTCAGCAATTCGCCAAAAAGTATAACTCACCTGAAGGATGGGGCACAGGTAAAATGGGGGCACCGGTCGCTCTTCAGAGGTATGCAGCTGCTCCAATTCCCTCACAAACGCAGGTGTTAATTTGGGTCGATTCCTACCGTTAGAATCACAGCATTGAAGACCCAGGTCCACTAATCGCAGTGCTACAGACGACGGCCATTGTCCAGCTGATTGATCCAAAACCGACTCCAATTTGTTGGATGATTTTGCTTTATGCACCTCACGGACTAACCCAGTAGGTGGTTCACCAGTGAGTAATTGTAGGATGATCAGACCAAAAGAATAAACATCAGATTTGGGCGTCAAGTTTCCATCCCTGTAGAACTCTGGATCTGTATAAGGAAAAGCACGCTTTGGCTCTGTGATTCGGCGGAAACTTGGGCAGCGAAGAGTGTCCTCCACTACAAGCCTAGAAATCCCGAAATCACATATCTTGCAGCTAAGATCAGAATCAAGAAGGACGTTCTCAGGTTTCAGATCACCGTGAACAATCCTTTCAGGTTTAGAAGAGTGCAAGAAGCAAAGAGCAGTCGAGATCTCAGCAATGATTCGAACTCGAGCATCCCATAATAAGGAGGAACTGTTGCCTTTCCGGAAAAGGTAATCTTGGAGACTTCCATTAGGGAGGTACTCATACACAAGAGACCAGGATTCTGGGCATGAACCAAGCAAGGTGACCAGATGTGGATGCTGTAGTTTGCTAAGAGCTTGAACCTGTACCATCCAAACAAAACTTTGAGTAAACTGGTAAATAACACGAGGCTGTTATAAATCCAGTAGACACCGAAGCATATCCTAAATCAGCTTGAGAAGCGAAGGTAGCATTTTAAAGAGCATTAAAAAAAGGATAGGACAGAGAGCACATAAGGATGCCCCTAAAGTGCCAAAGGCTTGGTATAACAGTTGGAAAACCCCACCCAACAAGCCATGCCCCCTctcccaaaataaaataaggtaAAGAATTCAAAGTATAGTTGAGAAAGTTACCAAGGGATCAAGGTTTTATAACTGAAAAGGAGTGGACATTTTGAGGTCCAATGAGTATAGTAATCACGGCAACATGATCAGAAATACAGTTGAAATTTGGACTAGCTAGTAAATAGAACTCCGGCACtaaacataaaaatttaagcacttcaaagaaggaaaagactGCTAGTATTAGAGACGATCCAATTGCATAAACCAAAGAggaaacttaaaaagaaaaggcagcAGAACTAAAACGTGAAAATACCTCACTCCTGTAGATATCACAACAGGAGAGTGCTTGTGTGTGTGCTCATGCACAAGAGCAGGCACAtgtgcacagagagagagagagagagagagagagagagagagagatgcctaCCTCTCGTTGAAACTCAAATTGCCCTTGCATGTTATGTGGATGCAGCTTTTTTATTGCAACAGTTCTACCCAGCATTTCCCCCTTGTATACACAACCATATCCACTCTGCCCAATTTTGAAACTTTCAGAGAAATCACATGTCGCAGATTGGACTTCTGATAATGAAAATTCAGCTACACCAGGCATATCTTCATTGAGACGACCAACAAACCCAACACATCTTGAAGCTCCAGCTCTCCCATGCCCTTTCCACCGTTCAAGCCAACCAACAGCTTCCCCCTTGTGTCTCTGAATCTGCTGCTTTTCCTGCCTAAGGGTAGCAATAGATGCTTCAATTTCACGTAAATCTCCAGCTGCTACATCATGCCTACGGCTAGCTTCTTGAGCACGACTTTCGAGAAGAGTAACGTTTCTCATGGTCTTCTGCAGCTTTCTGActatctcttctctttcttccaagAGCTTCTCTTGCTTCTGTGCCGCAGTTTTTAATGCTTCCTCTGCTTGATTTCTAAGTCTAGCTTCATGTTTATATGCAGACTCCCTTACTTTCACCTAAATAAAACAGGCAGAACTTTTACTCACCATCTCTTCACGTGATAAATCAGAAACGGCATACAATAAGTAGAGTGAGTCAGATTACTTATACTAATACCATTAAACAAATGAAGACCAAAATTACTGGCCACGTGTTTGTGAAAACATCTATGGAACAAAACTGTCtgaagaaaaactaaaaagcaaTATCTTTAAGCAGCACATGTTTATCCGCAAAAAATACATCTATGAATTTATATTAGAAATTACTCCTTTTCCTTCCACTGCTTCCCCCATCACAAAAAGGATGATGTTTTGTGCTTGAATCGAGCCAAATAATCCCAAAAAGGTTATCCTAAATGATAATCAAAGCAGAGAAAATGAAAGCTGACAGCTAATGGGAGCGCctccccaccccccaaaaaaaaaaaaaaaaaagaaaagaaaaaggttgacaGGAAGGTTATAAGCACCTTGCTGATCACTTTGAGAGTGTGTGCTTCCAACTTTTCGCGCTTCATTGACTCCTGAAGTGCTGCCTCCTTCATTGTCTCAGCTTGTATCCTCAATTCATGAAATTGACTATATAAAAACTCTTCATTGCCCCTCGCATCAGAATCTAAAGAAACCCTTATTTCAGAATGGATACGTCCAGAGCAACCACTAGTACTTTTAGAACTAAATAAACTGCCAGAATGTCGGGATCTGCTGGGAGAACTAGTTAAAGCCTCTCGTGGAGAAACTGATTCATCATGAAGCCAGTCTATAACCTTGCTGCAACTACCACTTGAACTAGATGTGGACCAACGACTTTCTGGGATGATCAATACTGACAGTCTCGAACTTTCTTGCGATGATTCACAACTTATTACTCTTGCAGATGTTTGTGGTTGACTTAATGAGTCCAAGGGAACGGGGCCTCCATTGGCATCTCTAGTCCATATGCGTCTACCCTTGTTGACGAATGATATCTCACAGAAACCCGGTGCATTTTTTGCAGCATAATTTGCTTTGCTGGAGCTCTTTTTCACCTTAATACAACTGCATACAAACAATGTAGGAGGTAGGAGATTAGGATAAACAATTGGCACATTTATCACTATCAAGTAGTCAAGTTCTCAACTCACAACAGAAAGCACATCATACAATGCCTGTCAATTAAGGTCACCACCATCTTTTGAGAGCTGAGGAGGAATATATGGTTCTAAGAACATGCATCTCATCTCACTATTGATGATCCTTGTCTAGAGGAACGACCAATCAATCCAAGCAACAGTGTGCACAACAGACTACGCACCACTCTTCTGACAGACTTTGCGTCGCTTTGGTTCATATGGAAACTAAGCATGGTCGTCTAGCAAAAGATTTGATAAGGACACGACAAAACTCCATAAACTCTTCAGATATATCACTTAAACAAGAAATAACAACTGAATTTGCTATGTTTTAAGGGACCACTTACTTTTCAGGCACAGCCCCCATAACAAGCCTCCTAATGCCATATTTGATAACCATCTCAACAATGCCCTTTTGGACCTGCCCTGCTTCAGTGCTGAGAACAGTGGCTCTTACCTAAAAAGGACATGACAATTTACATTAGtttagtaaaagaaaatagaaaactcGAGAATTTCACTTCATTTACGTAGATAATTAACACCTACTTCAACAATCGTCTACGCCTATACAGGAGGCAAGCAACATGAAAGATACACATCGCCATTAAGTCCAAATATACTTAGGCCACAAAGTGGAAGGCCACAACTTTAATTTAAATAACTTGAGAACTTTGAAGATGGGGAACAGAGAATTTCTGTTTCATTTCTGCTTTTCTACCCTTTCAAGTGCGGGGCAGGGAGCCAGTCATTCATGTCAAGAACTTAACCTACTTCAACAATCATCTACGCCTATACAGGAGGCAAGCATCATGAAAGATACACATCACCATTAACTCCAAATATACTCAGGCCACAAAGTGGAGGCCACAACTTTAATTTAAATAACTTgagaactttgaagatgaggAACAGAGAATTTCTGTTTCATTTCTGCTTTTCTACCCTTTCAAGTGCGGGGCAGGGGGCCAGTCATTCATGTTGAGAACTTAACCTAATTCAAGAACTTGGGTTTCAATATTGCAAAAAATCTTCTgctcataagaaaaagaaagcttgACTAATCTGGAGAATTTAAATAGTGGAACTATATTTCTGACTCGACAAAGTTCAATTAGCTCACATATAACAAGACATGAATAGCCTGCAAGCAGATTGACATTGTTCCTACGATAAGGTGAAGAGGGGATCCACTGCACCTACATATAACCTAACCTTTTATAGTGCTACCATCTCTATGGCCCCTCTCAAAATGAATTTATAATGGCTCCATGCAATTTAGGGTGCTAAAAGAAATTCATGCCAGTTTTTTCAGAGTGAAGAAATTTCAACTTAAATTATAAAGCTCCATATTTCTTCAGG
The nucleotide sequence above comes from Eucalyptus grandis isolate ANBG69807.140 chromosome 2, ASM1654582v1, whole genome shotgun sequence. Encoded proteins:
- the LOC104432741 gene encoding U-box domain-containing protein 33, with product MELLTPCQHPHDLSRDRLTLLSSPDSLRRALEQLSNTSRSSSLEMAAAPERVYVAVGKSAEKARDLILWSLRRFAGAEICIFHVHQPSPLIPTLLGKLPASRASVEVVAAYRREEREQTDKLLQQYLAICSTTSEVRATVLSTEAGQVQKGIVEMVIKYGIRRLVMGAVPENCIKVKKSSSKANYAAKNAPGFCEISFVNKGRRIWTRDANGGPVPLDSLSQPQTSARVISCESSQESSRLSVLIIPESRWSTSSSSGSCSKVIDWLHDESVSPREALTSSPSRSRHSGSLFSSKSTSGCSGRIHSEIRVSLDSDARGNEEFLYSQFHELRIQAETMKEAALQESMKREKLEAHTLKVISKVKVRESAYKHEARLRNQAEEALKTAAQKQEKLLEEREEIVRKLQKTMRNVTLLESRAQEASRRHDVAAGDLREIEASIATLRQEKQQIQRHKGEAVGWLERWKGHGRAGASRCVGFVGRLNEDMPGVAEFSLSEVQSATCDFSESFKIGQSGYGCVYKGEMLGRTVAIKKLHPHNMQGQFEFQREVQALSKLQHPHLVTLLGSCPESWSLVYEYLPNGSLQDYLFRKGNSSSLLWDARVRIIAEISTALCFLHSSKPERIVHGDLKPENVLLDSDLSCKICDFGISRLVVEDTLRCPSFRRITEPKRAFPYTDPEFYRDGNLTPKSDVYSFGLIILQLLTGEPPTGLVREVHKAKSSNKLESVLDQSAGQWPSSVALRLVDLGLQCCDSNGRNRPKLTPAFVRELEQLHTSEERPVPPFYLCPILQEIMHDPQIAADGFTYEGEAMREWLDNDHDTSPMTNLKLSHLHLTPNHALRSAIQEWLCYS